The window ACCTCCAAAGCCTCCTCCAAAGCCTCCTTCATGACCTCCAAAGCCTCCTTCATGGGCAACAATTCCACCAGCCTCTTCATGGCCACCAAAACCGCCATCGTGGCCTCCGTCGTGACCATAAACTTCGTGACCACCGTAACCTCCGTGATTTGAGTGTACGATATGAGGTTGATGAATAACGATAGGTGGTCTGTGGTACACTGTGGGTGGCGATGTAACATGAACAGCTGGTACATGGTTTCCTGCATTAATAATTGGTACAGGAGGACTGATATGGACAGCAGGTACATGTGGTCTAACATGAATTGCTGGGACATGTGCTGGTATATTGATGTAAGGTACATGAGGTCCTATATGTACTGCTGGCACGTGTGGACCAACGTGAACCGGGGGGTAATGTGGTCCAATGTGAATAGGTGGCGTATGTGGTCCTACATGAACACTAGCTGGAAAAGGATGCCATCCATAGTACGGTGCTTGTCTTTTGTATAGTCTATTCGTGTTTGTCTTGTCAGTTGTTTCAAACTCACCTTTTGTTGAACGTCTTTCTTTTGCTGCTGGTCTTTCGATGCGCGATCGGCCATAGTGTCCACCGCCAACACCACCTCCATAACCACCACCATGACCACCGAATCCGCCATATCCGCCGTAACCACCACCATGTCCTCCATCTTCACAACATTCTTCATCGTGGCCACCATAACCCCCTTCATGGCCTCCGAAACCATGACCCCCATATCCCCCACCGTGTCCATATCCGCCTCCATAGCCTCCACCCCCGTAACCACCGCCATAACCACCTTCACCGCCTCCATAACCATGTCCAAAGCCATGATCAGAAGCATGTCCAACAACATGAGGTTGATGATAAACAACTGGTGGTTGATGGTACACAGTTGGTGGAGAGGAAACATGTACTGGTGGACCCATAGGTCCTGCGTGCACGGTGTGAACTGGAGGAGGCATGTGTACAAATGGAACATGAGGTCCAACATGATATAATGGAGCATGTGTACCGTAATGTATGCTTGGAACATGGGGGCCAACATGGACAGCTGGGACGTGTGGGCCTACGTGAATTGGAGGAGCGTTGGGACCAACATGAACAGGTGGAGTGTGGGATGGAACGTATGTTGTATGATCATGATGACCACCATCGAAATGACCATAACCTCCATAATCACCGCCATGACCGCCATAACCACCTCCATGGCCACCAAATCCACCACCAAATCCACCACCGTATCCACCACCGAAACCACCTTCATGGCCGCCATATCCAACTCCATGACCGCCAAAACCACCTCCATGGCCGCCATAACTACCTCCATGACCACCAAAACCACCAAATCCTCCGAAACCACCGCCAATTCCATGTCCACCCCATCCACCGCCATGGCCTCCCCAGCCTTCACCTCTATAGCCGCCATGACCTCCAAATGGATGCTCTATTACTTGTAATTTGGATGGTTTAGCTTGAACTTTTACACCGTCAGGACCTGCATTAACAACTAACTCTGGCGGTTTTTCGTGGACAGTAAATCTTGATTCGGCTTTCTCATCTTGAAGTTCGTACGGTCTTCCAGTCACCAATACAATAAAAACTAACACCCCACATATAACAACTTGCATTTTGCCGTAATTTCGGCCTTAAACCATGTACTTTGAAATAACTGAATTCTGTTTATATTtctgcaaaattaattttagaaaGTCTGTTATGAGCGAACAAGATAATGCTAGAGTAGATGAGATCAGACTCTTTTTGCGCATGAACTTCACAGGTTGTATCAATTGAAAACCAACGAAGCATAACAATACACAACACTCGAACAGATCAATTAATTGAACACGAATTGTAAAACAACTAAGAAAAGGCAGCATTCATGCGTATAATTAATTAGACGCTGCAAGAACACAATAGTTTTAAATTGTATTGCAGTTGTACTGCCTTGTATTCGTGGACCAAAAAGTTTTCCAACCATTATAGAAAGCAGAAAAAAGATTGTTCGATAAATTTAAGATATTTCAAGGTTAGGTATATTTtagataaaacaacaaagaaaatattAGTGTCTTTAAATAAACCAATTATACAGAATGTGAGTGAAAACAACAAACAGCAAAAACAATGTAAACTTGTATTTGTGCATTACGTATTAGTAAAGGAAAGTACTCCTAAATCCTCTGTtaaatttgaaagttttcgTCATTTTAATTCCGTCAAAAGCTTCGAACACTCAAGTGAAAGGTGATTACGCCGTTTGCTGCCTGTTTGTTATTTGTTGACTGTTTGTGTGTTTTTCTAACTGAATAGCCGCTAAATATTTTTCCAATAGGTGTTGATAACTTTTTTTGCAGGTTTGTTTGTGTTAAAACACACCCCGACAAAGCCAGAAACAACAATGGCGCAAATACCTCGATTCGTACTATTTTTTGTACCTTTTCCAGAGTTACACAATTAACTAAAGATTATATCAAAGATATAATTAACCGCTCGCCATTTTCTTCTTCCAGCGGTATTTAAAGCAAACGCCTTCACAAATCAGTCGGATCTATCCCAGCAACCTGTCGGTGTATGGATCCCGTGTGCAATCCAGAGAGATTTGTGAAAATGTAACTGAGAAacgcagaaatgttttcactacTTTATGTAATACATTTATAGATATTCCTTTTTCTGATAAGACAGGGTAAGGTGTAATTGAACACTAGGTCCGAACTTCAAACGCAGTCTACCAACCGATTCTAATTAGCAAagcaaaagaaagaaacttcgCGCAGGACCTCGGTTCAGGACTTTAataatcaaaatcaaaatttgataCGACATTGTTAGACAATTatttgcccgtggaaaaatctacgggttcgcccttggaaaatccacgggtttgcccgtcgcagctaagctaccattttgcgtgacagacagacggacggacggacggattgCAATTATTTGCCACCCTTTCCATACATGAAGCTTCTATATA is drawn from Hydractinia symbiolongicarpus strain clone_291-10 chromosome 8, HSymV2.1, whole genome shotgun sequence and contains these coding sequences:
- the LOC130655188 gene encoding elastin-like isoform X1, translating into MQVVICGVLVFIVLVTGRPYELQDEKAESRFTVHEKPPELVVNAGPDGVKVQAKPSKLQVIEHPFGGHGGYRGEGWGGHGGGWGGHGIGGGFGGFGGFGGHGGSYGGHGGGFGGHGVGYGGHEGGFGGGYGGGFGGGFGGHGGGYGGHGGDYGGYGHFDGGHHDHTTYVPSHTPPVHVGPNAPPIHVGPHVPAVHVGPHVPSIHYGTHAPLYHVGPHVPFVHMPPPVHTVHAGPMGPPVHVSSPPTVYHQPPVVYHQPHVVGHASDHGFGHGYGGGEGGYGGGYGGGGYGGGYGHGGGYGGHGFGGHEGGYGGHDEECCEDGGHGGGYGGYGGFGGHGGGYGGGVGGGHYGRSRIERPAAKERRSTKGEFETTDKTNTNRLYKRQAPYYGWHPFPASVHVGPHTPPIHIGPHYPPVHVGPHVPAVHIGPHVPYINIPAHVPAIHVRPHVPAVHISPPVPIINAGNHVPAVHVTSPPTVYHRPPIVIHQPHIVHSNHGGYGGHEVYGHDGGHDGGFGGHEEAGGIVAHEGGFGGHEGGFGGGFGGHEGGFGGHEGGFGGGFGGHEGGFGGHEGGYGGYGGYGGHEGGFGGHELVGGHEGGIGGGYSNGFSGGNDGGHLGGYGHFGKRSEIEREEERRSVSEEPEQGKITLKSLYSMIRPRRQLLGGNSDGGDSVIFVHPSGSQTPVGNSVTGGSPLPGLESSGMKPGMGNAPIENPMAGGAQGGAFAKSGLSGPSSLGNMEGNFPEMSRSMQGLGGMGALGGMGGLSSGMEQSNSGGAVDGNNGLPESISSAMNMPSSNQHEEGAFPSESPNMNIGGLQGGYSDESNHGSEEQSQMNYQRSLFPSVNYVNAIPYDNNGNNNIEQDDLDNSTERDVKSTIPREEDEEDLHTRVHKDEIPHPEDYGY
- the LOC130655188 gene encoding elastin-like isoform X5, with translation MQVVICGVLVFIVLVTGRPYELQDEKAESRFTVHEKPPELVVNAGPDGVKVQAKPSKLQVIEHPFGGHGGYRGEGWGGHGGGWGGHGIGGGFGGFGGFGGHGGSYGGHGGGFGGHGVGYGGHEGGFGGGYGGGFGGGFGGHGGGYGGHGGDYGGYGHFDGGHHDHTTYVPSHTPPVHVGPNAPPIHVGPHVPAVHVGPHVPSIHYGTHAPLYHVGPHVPFVHMPPPVHTVHAGPMGPPVHVSSPPTVYHQPPVVYHQPHVVGHASDHGFGHGYGGGEGGYGGGYGGGGYGGGYGHGGGYGGHGFGGHEGGYGGHDEECCEDGGHGGGYGGYGGFGGHGGGYGGGVGGGHYGRSRIERPAAKERRSTKGEFETTDKTNTNRLYKRQAPYYGWHPFPASVHVGPHTPPIHIGPHYPPVHVGPHVPAVHIGPHVPYINIPAHVPAIHVRPHVPAVHISPPVPIINAGNHVPAVHVTSPPTVYHRPPIVIHQPHIVHSNHGGYGGHEVYGHDGGHDGGFGGHEEAGGIVAHEGGFGGHEGGFGGGFGGHEGGFGGHEGGFGGGFGGHEGGFGGHEGGYGGYGGYGGHEGGFGGHELVGGHEGGIGGGYSNGFSGGNDGGHLGGYGHFGKRSEIEREEERRSVSEEPEQA
- the LOC130655188 gene encoding elastin-like isoform X3, with protein sequence MQVVICGVLVFIVLVTGRPYELQDEKAESRFTVHEKPPELVVNAGPDGVKVQAKPSKLQVIEHPFGGHGGYRGEGWGGHGGGWGGHGIGGGFGGFGGFGGHGGSYGGHGGGFGGHGVGYGGHEGGFGGGYGGGFGGGFGGHGGGYGGHGGDYGGYGHFDGGHHDHTTYVPSHTPPVHVGPNAPPIHVGPHVPAVHVGPHVPSIHYGTHAPLYHVGPHVPFVHMPPPVHTVHAGPMGPPVHVSSPPTVYHQPPVVYHQPHVVGHASDHGFGHGYGGGEGGYGGGYGGGGYGGGYGHGGGYGGHGFGGHEGGYGGHDEECCEDGGHGGGYGGYGGFGGHGGGYGGGVGGGHYGRSRIERPAAKERRSTKGEFETTDKTNTNRLYKRQAPYYGWHPFPASVHVGPHTPPIHIGPHYPPVHVGPHVPAVHIGPHVPYINIPAHVPAIHVRPHVPAVHISPPVPIINAGNHVPAVHVTSPPTVYHRPPIVIHQPHIVHSNHGGYGGHEVYGHDGGHDGGFGGHEEAGGIVAHEGGFGGHEGGFGGGFGGHEGGFGGHEGGYGGYGGHEGGFGGHELVGGHEGGIGGGYSNGFSGGNDGGHLGGYGHFGKRSEIEREEERRSVSEEPEQGKITLKSLYSMIRPRRQLLGGNSDGGDSVIFVHPSGSQTPVGNSVTGGSPLPGLESSGMKPGMGNAPIENPMAGGAQGGAFAKSGLSGPSSLGNMEGNFPEMSRSMQGLGGMGALGGMGGLSSGMEQSNSGGAVDGNNGLPESISSAMNMPSSNQHEEGAFPSESPNMNIGGLQGGYSDESNHGSEEQSQMNYQRSLFPSVNYVNAIPYDNNGNNNIEQDDLDNSTERDVKSTIPREEDEEDLHTRVHKDEIPHPEDYGY
- the LOC130655188 gene encoding elastin-like isoform X2, translating into MQVVICGVLVFIVLVTGRPYELQDEKAESRFTVHEKPPELVVNAGPDGVKVQAKPSKLQVIEHPFGGHGGYRGEGWGGHGGGWGGHGIGGGFGGFGGFGGHGGSYGGHGGGFGGHGVGYGGHEGGFGGGYGGGFGGGFGGHGGGYGGHGGDYGGYGHFDGGHHDHTTYVPSHTPPVHVGPNAPPIHVGPHVPAVHVGPHVPSIHYGTHAPLYHVGPHVPFVHMPPPVHTVHAGPMGPPVHVSSPPTVYHQPPVVYHQPHVVGHASDHGFGHGYGGGEGGYGGGYGGGGYGGGYGHGGGYGGHGFGGHEGGYGGHDEECCEDGGHGGGYGGYGGFGGHGGGYGGGVGGGHYGRSRIERPAAKERRSTKGEFETTDKTNTNRLYKRQAPYYGWHPFPASVHVGPHTPPIHIGPHYPPVHVGPHVPAVHIGPHVPYINIPAHVPAIHVRPHVPAVHISPPVPIINAGNHVPAVHVTSPPTVYHRPPIVIHQPHIVHSNHGGYGGHEVYGHDGGHDGGFGGHEEAGGIVAHEGGFGGHEGGFGGGFGGHEGGFGGHEGGYGGYGGYGGHEGGFGGHELVGGHEGGIGGGYSNGFSGGNDGGHLGGYGHFGKRSEIEREEERRSVSEEPEQGKITLKSLYSMIRPRRQLLGGNSDGGDSVIFVHPSGSQTPVGNSVTGGSPLPGLESSGMKPGMGNAPIENPMAGGAQGGAFAKSGLSGPSSLGNMEGNFPEMSRSMQGLGGMGALGGMGGLSSGMEQSNSGGAVDGNNGLPESISSAMNMPSSNQHEEGAFPSESPNMNIGGLQGGYSDESNHGSEEQSQMNYQRSLFPSVNYVNAIPYDNNGNNNIEQDDLDNSTERDVKSTIPREEDEEDLHTRVHKDEIPHPEDYGY
- the LOC130655188 gene encoding elastin-like isoform X4; translation: MQVVICGVLVFIVLVTGRPYELQDEKAESRFTVHEKPPELVVNAGPDGVKVQAKPSKLQVIEHPFGGHGGYRGEGWGGHGGGWGGHGIGGGFGGFGGFGGHGGSYGGHGGGFGGHGVGYGGHEGGFGGGYGGGFGGGFGGHGGGYGGHGGDYGGYGHFDGGHHDHTTYVPSHTPPVHVGPNAPPIHVGPHVPAVHVGPHVPSIHYGTHAPLYHVGPHVPFVHMPPPVHTVHAGPMGPPVHVSSPPTVYHQPPVVYHQPHVVGHASDHGFGHGYGGGEGGYGGGYGGGGYGGGYGHGGGYGGHGFGGHEGGYGGHDEECCEDGGHGGGYGGYGGFGGHGGGYGGGVGGGHYGRSRIERPAAKERRSTKGEFETTDKTNTNRLYKRQAPYYGWHPFPASVHVGPHTPPIHIGPHYPPVHVGPHVPAVHIGPHVPYINIPAHVPAIHVRPHVPAVHISPPVPIINAGNHVPAVHVTSPPTVYHRPPIVIHQPHIVHSNHGGYGGHEVYGHDGGHDGGFGGHEEAGGIVAHEGGFGGHEGGFGGGFGGHEGGYGGYGGYGGHEGGFGGHELVGGHEGGIGGGYSNGFSGGNDGGHLGGYGHFGKRSEIEREEERRSVSEEPEQGKITLKSLYSMIRPRRQLLGGNSDGGDSVIFVHPSGSQTPVGNSVTGGSPLPGLESSGMKPGMGNAPIENPMAGGAQGGAFAKSGLSGPSSLGNMEGNFPEMSRSMQGLGGMGALGGMGGLSSGMEQSNSGGAVDGNNGLPESISSAMNMPSSNQHEEGAFPSESPNMNIGGLQGGYSDESNHGSEEQSQMNYQRSLFPSVNYVNAIPYDNNGNNNIEQDDLDNSTERDVKSTIPREEDEEDLHTRVHKDEIPHPEDYGY